From a region of the Halanaerobiales bacterium genome:
- a CDS encoding metalloregulator ArsR/SmtB family transcription factor has translation MSSENENIIDFLKCISDNTRFKILKLIAEDTLCVCELTEILDRTQPCISQHMARFKKLNLVNEKKDKQWSYYSLNNKKYNEYLKTLNNLKNLDFKNLGLNNIEKKYQETKSKDLCNIKNN, from the coding sequence ATGTCATCTGAAAATGAAAATATTATTGATTTTTTAAAGTGTATATCAGATAATACTCGCTTTAAAATTTTAAAATTAATTGCCGAGGATACCTTATGTGTCTGTGAATTAACAGAGATTTTAGATCGCACTCAACCCTGTATTTCTCAACATATGGCCAGATTTAAAAAGTTAAATTTAGTTAATGAAAAAAAGGATAAACAATGGTCCTATTACAGTCTCAACAATAAAAAGTATAATGAATATCTAAAAACTTTAAATAATCTTAAAAATTTAGATTTCAAAAATCTTGGTTTAAACAATATTGAAAAAAAATATCAAGAAACTAAAAGTAAAGATTTATGTAATATAAAAAATAATTAA
- a CDS encoding YfcE family phosphodiesterase: MKIAFIADIHANIFALKKVLQDIEKQNVDKIICLGDLVGYAPYPNEVINLIKEKNILTIQGNYDESTGEELMVCGCDYESQKETENANKSLFWTQEEVSEENKKWLAELPKEKKIEIEGWNLYLVHGSPRKNNEYLYADSKEVKEIAKNFEFDVLLSGHTHLPYFKVINEKYIVNAGSAGKPKHGNPRATYVILDIKKDSIDYTDREVKYNEEKIAKAIENNEILPNDFAELFRNGGA; this comes from the coding sequence ATGAAAATTGCATTTATTGCAGATATCCATGCAAATATATTTGCTCTTAAAAAAGTCTTGCAGGATATTGAAAAACAAAATGTTGATAAAATCATTTGTTTAGGGGATCTGGTAGGATATGCTCCCTATCCAAATGAAGTAATTAATCTTATTAAAGAAAAAAATATTCTTACCATTCAGGGTAATTATGATGAAAGCACTGGAGAAGAATTAATGGTCTGTGGTTGTGATTATGAATCTCAAAAAGAAACAGAAAATGCTAATAAATCATTATTCTGGACCCAGGAAGAAGTTAGTGAAGAAAATAAGAAATGGCTGGCTGAGCTTCCTAAAGAAAAGAAAATAGAAATTGAAGGTTGGAATTTATACTTAGTCCATGGAAGTCCTCGAAAAAATAATGAATATTTATATGCTGATAGTAAAGAAGTCAAAGAAATTGCTAAAAATTTCGAGTTTGACGTTTTATTAAGTGGTCACACTCATTTACCTTATTTTAAGGTCATAAATGAAAAATATATAGTAAATGCAGGAAGTGCAGGCAAACCAAAACATGGTAATCCTCGAGCGACTTATGTAATTTTAGATATTAAAAAAGATAGTATTGATTATACAGACAGAGAAGTAAAATATAATGAAGAAAAAATAGCAAAAGCAATAGAAAATAATGAGATCCTTCCCAATGA
- the arsB gene encoding ACR3 family arsenite efflux transporter has product MESENKLKNTAGSGLNFFEKYLSIWVALCIITGILIGRNLPIIPNTLSKMEYAHVSIPVAVLIWLMIYPMMAKVDFESITNAGKKPKGLVITLTVNWIIKPFTMFFFSWIFLKVIFSNFIAAELAQEYVAGAILLGAAPCTAMVFVWSYLTDGDPAYTLIQVSVNDLILLIAYAPIVKILLGISNINVPYETVFMSVGLFIVIPLTAGYLSRKYFVRKKGEDWFENVFLDKISNFTVIGLLLTLILLFSFQGDVILNNPLHILLIAIPLIIQTFFIFLIAYFWAKFWKVPHDIAAPASMIGASNFFELAVATAISLFGLTSGAALATVVGVLVEVPLMLTLVRIANKTTHWFKDKEKIAA; this is encoded by the coding sequence ATGGAAAGTGAAAACAAGTTAAAAAACACAGCCGGAAGCGGCCTTAATTTTTTCGAAAAATATCTCAGTATATGGGTTGCACTTTGTATAATAACCGGGATTCTTATCGGTCGCAATCTACCAATAATCCCTAATACCTTAAGCAAAATGGAATATGCTCATGTTTCAATTCCGGTAGCAGTTTTAATCTGGTTAATGATCTATCCTATGATGGCTAAAGTTGATTTTGAAAGTATAACCAATGCAGGCAAAAAACCCAAAGGATTAGTAATTACTTTAACTGTAAATTGGATTATTAAACCTTTTACAATGTTTTTCTTTTCCTGGATATTCCTAAAAGTTATTTTTTCAAATTTTATTGCCGCTGAACTGGCTCAAGAATATGTGGCTGGAGCAATACTATTAGGTGCAGCCCCCTGTACTGCTATGGTTTTTGTCTGGAGTTATTTAACTGATGGTGATCCTGCATATACCCTGATTCAAGTTTCGGTTAATGATCTTATCCTCCTTATAGCTTATGCTCCTATTGTGAAAATATTATTGGGGATTAGTAATATTAATGTTCCTTATGAAACTGTATTTATGTCAGTAGGACTCTTTATTGTTATACCACTAACAGCTGGTTATCTCTCTCGTAAGTATTTTGTCAGGAAAAAGGGGGAAGATTGGTTTGAAAATGTATTTTTGGATAAAATAAGTAATTTCACTGTAATAGGATTGCTTTTAACCCTAATTCTTCTCTTCTCATTTCAGGGAGATGTTATCTTAAATAATCCTTTACATATTCTATTAATAGCTATACCTCTAATTATTCAGACGTTTTTCATATTTTTAATTGCTTATTTTTGGGCCAAATTTTGGAAAGTCCCACATGATATAGCAGCTCCAGCAAGTATGATAGGAGCCAGCAACTTTTTTGAATTGGCTGTAGCAACTGCTATAAGTCTTTTTGGGTTAACTTCTGGGGCAGCCCTGGCAACAGTAGTAGGAGTTTTAGTTGAAGTACCTCTTATGTTAACTTTAGTAAGAATAGCAAATAAAACAACTCACTGGTTTAAAGATAAAGAAAAGATTGCAGCATAA